One genomic window of Candidatus Pseudobacter hemicellulosilyticus includes the following:
- a CDS encoding response regulator transcription factor, whose protein sequence is MRILIIEDEIIIARFIEEQLTANFNCTTQVALDHLEVAEAMPQLMPHLLLCDINLKEKQDGITLVNELQNTYAFEVIFITSYQSKNMIERASALKPLNYIIKPVDEPSIYAAIKLAEPLIMGNSKLGRLSGEDLQRYKFTETERTILQLILHKKTTKEIADILHVSPYTIKNHRHNICRKLDLKDENNALLKWTLLNENLLS, encoded by the coding sequence ATGCGTATCCTGATCATAGAAGACGAAATCATCATTGCCCGCTTTATAGAGGAGCAGCTGACAGCCAATTTCAACTGTACCACCCAGGTTGCCCTGGACCACCTGGAAGTAGCCGAAGCCATGCCACAGCTGATGCCCCACCTGCTGCTCTGCGATATCAATCTCAAGGAAAAACAGGATGGCATCACGCTGGTCAATGAGCTGCAGAACACTTATGCGTTCGAAGTCATTTTCATCACTTCCTACCAGTCTAAAAACATGATTGAACGGGCATCTGCACTAAAGCCATTGAACTATATCATTAAACCTGTGGACGAACCAAGTATTTATGCCGCTATAAAGCTGGCAGAGCCATTGATCATGGGCAACAGCAAACTGGGAAGATTGTCCGGGGAAGACCTGCAGAGGTACAAGTTCACCGAAACGGAACGTACTATCCTGCAACTCATCCTTCATAAGAAAACGACCAAAGAGATTGCAGACATACTGCATGTAAGCCCTTACACTATTAAAAATCACCGTCATAATATTTGCAGGAAGCTGGACCTGAAAGACGAAAACAACGCCTTGCTGAAATGGACATTACTGAATGAAAACCTGCTGAGTTAG
- a CDS encoding histidine kinase dimerization/phosphoacceptor domain -containing protein has translation MPSLHRSLTTLFLLVLLASWPAGTTIAQKTFVFDPSQEAISLKAHFSVFEDSTGKYTAEELLNHRDLFQPLQGFAPRKQTNSFWLITRFSSTAQTGATIYFNHLSFADLYILADTPGASRTHQRAGSLRPIGDITTGDSRFDLSFKVDRNTPYILLIKSRHTKNYPPIVDFYLSERYRFLQASYNSKLNDLWPQGASALLFLYILLRWVSTRHRPFIWLMLFVGAFNLYGIALNRYLIDWFFSSTPLVGWLLVQHFLHLGLVGLYLLLFDSWELKNKNPLLYKWGKFFVYGLILLSVSVFLLNYYTSNYQLSAKLTINFLLLLVAYSVVLLVRVWKQLDKHELLLAYGLIVFMLANILCSACVYSWGEQAYTIIPGITKAVSIFIAFLFLMGLNGRLRQNSLDKTRYLKELTLLQQHQNELLEENVNHRTKELSQRNAHIEILMNELNHRVKNNLQLLYSLNSLRLSTKDNTDAEGILKDNISRIKAMMLVNENLQLDDNDQLFSLKPFIESIIAHSSQIFKTEDSVTFKASIPRDLILESSLGLPLGLILSELIINSCKHAFSNTASPEISIHVHNQANTWFMSYSDNGSGLAENAPVSFGTKLIRDLARQIRAKMDIVNDNGLTYTFTFSTTAPCVS, from the coding sequence ATGCCGTCCCTACACAGGTCTTTAACCACCTTATTTTTACTTGTATTACTGGCTTCCTGGCCTGCTGGCACTACCATTGCGCAAAAAACATTTGTCTTCGATCCTTCGCAGGAAGCCATTTCCCTGAAAGCGCATTTTTCCGTTTTTGAAGACAGTACCGGAAAATATACTGCGGAAGAACTCCTCAACCACCGTGATCTTTTCCAGCCCCTTCAGGGATTTGCCCCCCGGAAACAGACCAACAGCTTCTGGCTGATCACCCGTTTCAGCAGTACAGCGCAAACCGGCGCCACTATTTATTTCAATCATCTTAGCTTTGCCGATCTGTATATACTTGCAGATACGCCAGGCGCCAGCAGAACGCACCAGCGGGCCGGTTCCCTACGGCCTATCGGGGATATCACTACAGGCGACAGCCGTTTTGATCTCTCCTTTAAAGTGGACAGGAACACCCCCTATATCCTGCTCATCAAAAGCAGACACACCAAGAATTATCCACCAATAGTTGATTTCTACCTCAGCGAAAGATACCGGTTCCTGCAGGCCAGCTACAATAGCAAACTCAACGACCTCTGGCCACAGGGCGCTTCCGCCCTGCTGTTCCTCTATATTCTCCTGAGATGGGTCTCCACCAGGCACCGTCCCTTTATCTGGCTAATGCTTTTTGTAGGCGCTTTCAATTTGTATGGCATAGCGCTTAACAGGTACCTGATAGACTGGTTCTTCTCTTCCACCCCACTTGTAGGATGGCTGCTGGTGCAGCATTTCCTGCACCTGGGACTGGTTGGCCTCTACCTGCTCCTGTTTGATTCCTGGGAACTAAAAAACAAAAACCCACTACTGTACAAGTGGGGAAAGTTCTTTGTCTATGGACTGATCCTTCTTTCAGTAAGTGTATTCCTGCTCAATTACTATACCTCCAACTACCAGCTGTCGGCCAAATTAACCATCAACTTTTTGTTACTGCTGGTCGCCTACTCTGTTGTACTCCTGGTCAGGGTCTGGAAACAGCTGGATAAACATGAGCTGCTGCTGGCATATGGACTCATTGTATTTATGCTGGCGAACATTCTTTGCAGCGCCTGCGTGTATAGCTGGGGAGAACAGGCCTATACTATTATACCGGGGATTACAAAGGCAGTATCCATCTTTATCGCATTCCTGTTTTTAATGGGATTGAATGGCAGGTTGCGACAGAATTCGCTGGATAAAACAAGGTACCTGAAGGAACTTACCCTACTGCAGCAACACCAGAATGAACTGCTGGAAGAAAACGTGAACCACCGGACCAAAGAATTAAGCCAGCGGAATGCACATATAGAAATCCTGATGAATGAACTTAATCACCGGGTAAAAAACAACCTTCAGCTGTTGTATAGCCTCAATAGCCTGCGGCTGTCCACCAAAGACAATACCGATGCGGAAGGAATTTTAAAAGATAATATTTCACGCATCAAGGCCATGATGCTGGTCAATGAGAACCTGCAGCTGGATGACAACGACCAGCTATTTTCCCTGAAGCCTTTTATAGAAAGCATCATAGCGCATTCTTCACAGATCTTCAAAACGGAGGATTCTGTAACTTTTAAAGCTTCTATCCCCAGGGATCTCATATTGGAATCCAGTCTTGGCCTGCCGTTGGGACTGATCCTTTCCGAACTGATCATCAATTCCTGCAAACATGCCTTCAGCAATACCGCTTCGCCGGAGATCTCCATCCACGTACATAACCAGGCAAACACCTGGTTTATGAGCTACAGCGACAATGGCAGCGGCCTGGCTGAAAATGCACCGGTGTCCTTTGGCACAAAACTGATCCGTGATCTTGCACGGCAGATCCGTGCAAAAATGGACATTGTCAACGATAATGGCCTTACCTATACTTTTACCTTTTCCACTACAGCACCATGCGTATCCTGA